The following proteins are encoded in a genomic region of Nycticebus coucang isolate mNycCou1 chromosome 17, mNycCou1.pri, whole genome shotgun sequence:
- the LOC128568466 gene encoding MORF4 family-associated protein 1 — translation MRPLDIVELAEPEEVEVLEPEEDFEQFLLPVINEMREDIASLTREHGRAYMRNRSKLWEMDNMLIQIKTQVEASEESALNHLQNPNDGVEGRATKRCEKAEEKAKEIAKMAEMLVELVRRIEKSESS, via the coding sequence ATGCGGCCCCTGGACATCGTCGAGCTGGCCGAGCCAGAGGAAGTGGAGGTGCTGGAGCCTGAGGAAGACTTCGAGCAGTTTCTGCTGCCCGTCATCAACGAGATGCGCGAGGACATCGCCTCCCTCACCCGCGAGCACGGGCGGGCGTACATGCGGAACAGGAGCAAGTTGTGGGAGATGGACAATATGCTCATCCAGATAAAAACGCAGGTGGAGGCCTCGGAGGAGAGCGCCCTGAATCATCTTCAGAACCCGAACGATGGCGTGGAGGGCAGGGCGACCAAGAGGTGCGAGAAGGCCGAGGAGAAGGCGAAGGAGATCGCGAAGATGGCAGAGATGTTGGTGGAGCTGGTCCGGCGGATAGAGAAGAGCGAGTCGTCGTGA